A genomic segment from Triticum dicoccoides isolate Atlit2015 ecotype Zavitan chromosome 1A, WEW_v2.0, whole genome shotgun sequence encodes:
- the LOC119276350 gene encoding class E basic helix-loop-helix protein 22-like: MADYHRPYQRGLRPPPSSAPDPTIFHGNGYFSSVAPQANAYFSSAPKDGAFPGAGDRRIEIYTKAPPPLPPPPRLALPPPPGRREGGVGSGGSGGGGGGGGSANIWCFSDPEMKRRRRVASYKAYSVEGKVKSSLRRGLRWFKGKCSDIFHSW; the protein is encoded by the coding sequence ATGGCCGACTACCACCGCCCCTACCAGCGCGGCCTCCGTCCCCCGCCGTCCTCGGCCCCGGACCCCACCATCTTCCACGGCAATGGTTACTTCTCCTCTGTCGCCCCCCAAGCCAACGCATACTTCTCCTCCGCGCCGAAAGACGGCGCTTTCCCCGGCGCAGGCGACCGGCGGATCGAGATCTACACGAAGGCGCCTCCGCCTCTCCCCCCGCCTCCGCGCCTCGCACTGCCCCCGCCCCCGGGGAGGAGGGAAGGTGGCGTGGggagcggcggcagcggagggggaGGTGGGGGTGGTGGAAGCGCCAACATATGGTGCTTCAGCGACCCGGAGAtgaagcggcggcggcgggtggcgagcTACAAGGCCTACTCAGTGGAAGGGAAAGTGAAGTCCTCGCTGCGGAGGGGCCTCCGCTGGTTCAAAGGCAAGTGCTCCGATATCTTCCACAGCTGGTAA